From the genome of Vibrio navarrensis, one region includes:
- the pabB gene encoding aminodeoxychorismate synthase component 1 has protein sequence MQQSNSLSQIKQMNNSDINTIAVKALSYQSDLAQSLFSPIQHLPWAMLLRSASETHIDSRFDILVANPLATLQTEGPQTVVCIDGETRYYEDDPFALLDRYQSELLPALRFDADLPFVGGALGYFSYDLGRRIEQMPTLASQDIAAPDMAVGLYSWALVVDHQAQTAQLVGVNPQAAWQWLNEQSAAKQTPFALRSAWHSNMSRDQYRSKFEQVQHYLLSGDCYQINLAQRFCAEYQGSEWQAYQKLEKSNQAPFSAFIRLQHAAILSVSPERFLQLKENVIETKPIKGTRPRSIDATQDELAAQELASAEKDQAENLMIVDLLRNDIGRVAQPGSVHVPKLFDIESFPAVHHLVSTIRAKLNSPYTAADLLRACFPGGSITGAPKIRAMEIIEELEPHRRSAYCGSIGYLSRHGHMDTSITIRTLVAEQGKLYAWAGGGVVADSQCEAEYQETLDKLGKILPILE, from the coding sequence ATGCAGCAATCAAACTCTTTGTCACAAATTAAACAAATGAACAACAGCGATATCAATACCATTGCGGTCAAAGCATTAAGCTATCAATCCGATCTGGCTCAGTCATTGTTTTCGCCAATTCAACACCTCCCTTGGGCGATGCTATTGCGTTCTGCGTCCGAGACGCACATAGATAGCCGCTTTGATATTTTGGTCGCCAATCCGCTGGCCACGTTACAAACCGAAGGGCCGCAAACCGTCGTCTGCATTGATGGCGAAACTCGCTACTATGAAGACGATCCTTTTGCATTGCTCGATCGCTACCAAAGTGAGTTATTGCCTGCGCTGCGCTTTGACGCAGACTTGCCGTTTGTTGGCGGAGCGCTTGGTTATTTTAGCTATGATCTTGGTCGGCGCATTGAGCAGATGCCAACACTGGCCAGCCAAGATATCGCCGCCCCCGACATGGCGGTTGGTCTCTACTCTTGGGCGCTGGTAGTGGATCATCAAGCTCAAACGGCTCAATTGGTTGGTGTCAATCCGCAGGCCGCTTGGCAGTGGCTCAATGAGCAAAGCGCAGCAAAGCAAACGCCGTTTGCCTTGCGCTCTGCATGGCACTCCAATATGAGCCGTGACCAGTACCGCTCCAAGTTTGAGCAAGTACAACACTACTTACTCAGTGGCGATTGCTACCAGATCAATCTCGCACAACGTTTTTGCGCCGAGTATCAAGGTAGTGAGTGGCAGGCTTACCAAAAGCTGGAAAAGAGCAACCAAGCGCCCTTTTCTGCGTTTATTCGTTTGCAACATGCCGCAATCCTAAGTGTCTCTCCTGAGCGCTTTTTGCAGTTAAAAGAGAATGTGATTGAAACCAAGCCAATCAAAGGCACTCGTCCGCGCAGTATCGATGCAACGCAAGATGAACTGGCCGCACAGGAACTCGCCAGCGCAGAAAAAGATCAGGCAGAGAATCTGATGATTGTCGATCTTCTGCGCAATGACATCGGTCGAGTGGCGCAACCCGGCAGCGTGCATGTGCCTAAGCTCTTTGATATTGAGAGCTTTCCTGCGGTGCATCATTTAGTGAGTACAATCCGCGCTAAGCTCAATTCACCCTACACCGCCGCCGATTTACTGCGTGCTTGTTTTCCCGGCGGTTCCATCACTGGTGCGCCAAAAATTCGTGCCATGGAGATCATCGAGGAACTGGAGCCGCATCGTCGCAGTGCCTATTGCGGCAGCATTGGCTATCTCAGTCGTCATGGGCACATGGATACCAGCATCACCATTCGTACTTTAGTGGCCGAGCAAGGCAAATTGTACGCATGGGCCGGCGGCGGCGTGGTGGCAGACAGCCAATGTGAGGCGGAATATCAGGAGACACTCGACAAACTTGGAAAAATACTGCCAATATTAGAGTAA
- a CDS encoding fumarate hydratase translates to MTVIRTQDVISSVADALQYISYYHPLDFVQALEKAYHREQSQAAKDAIAQILINSRMSAEGKRPICQDTGIVTCFVNIGMGVQWDSTEMTVQQMVDEGVRQAYTNPDNPLRASVLMDPAGKRINTKDNTPAVVHINMVPGDKVEIQIAAKGGGSENKTKMVMLNPSDDIAEWVEKTLPLMGAGWCPPGMLGIGIGGTAEKAAVLAKESLMEHIDIQELIERGPQNAEEELRLDIFNRVNRLGIGAQGLGGLTTVVDVKIKTAPTHAASKPVCMIPNCAATRHVHFTLDGSGPAELTPPKLEEWPDITWDAGASARRVNLDTVTKEEVQQWKTGETLLLSGKILTGRDAAHKRIQTMLQNGEGLPEGVDLKGKFIYYVGPVDAVGDEVVGPAGPTTSTRMDKFTDMMLDETGIMGMIGKAERGPATVESIKNHKAVYLMAVGGAAYLVAKAIKKARVVAFEDLGMEAIYEFDVQDMPVTVAVDSSGVNAHQIGPDTWKVKIQEMDLHK, encoded by the coding sequence ATGACAGTAATTCGCACGCAGGACGTGATCAGCAGTGTTGCTGATGCACTCCAATACATCTCTTACTACCACCCTCTCGATTTCGTTCAAGCCCTTGAAAAAGCCTACCACCGTGAACAAAGCCAAGCCGCGAAAGACGCGATTGCGCAAATTCTGATCAATTCACGCATGTCGGCAGAAGGCAAGCGTCCTATCTGTCAGGACACGGGTATCGTGACCTGTTTTGTCAACATTGGCATGGGTGTGCAGTGGGATTCCACCGAAATGACGGTACAGCAGATGGTCGATGAAGGCGTGCGTCAAGCCTACACCAACCCAGACAACCCATTGCGTGCGTCGGTGCTGATGGATCCAGCAGGAAAACGTATCAACACCAAAGATAACACTCCGGCGGTGGTGCATATCAACATGGTTCCGGGTGATAAAGTCGAGATTCAGATCGCGGCCAAAGGCGGTGGCTCTGAGAACAAAACCAAGATGGTGATGCTCAACCCGTCTGATGACATTGCGGAGTGGGTGGAGAAAACCTTGCCGCTGATGGGCGCGGGTTGGTGTCCACCCGGCATGCTGGGCATTGGTATTGGCGGTACGGCTGAGAAAGCGGCGGTACTGGCGAAAGAATCCTTGATGGAGCACATCGATATTCAAGAACTGATTGAGCGTGGCCCACAAAATGCCGAAGAAGAGCTGCGTTTGGATATTTTCAACCGTGTGAATCGCTTGGGTATTGGCGCGCAAGGTCTTGGCGGTTTGACTACGGTCGTAGACGTAAAAATCAAAACCGCGCCAACACACGCAGCGTCTAAGCCTGTGTGCATGATCCCGAACTGTGCCGCTACGCGTCACGTGCATTTCACCCTTGATGGCAGTGGCCCCGCTGAGCTGACTCCGCCGAAATTGGAAGAGTGGCCAGACATCACTTGGGATGCGGGTGCCAGCGCACGTCGTGTCAATCTCGATACCGTAACCAAAGAAGAGGTTCAGCAGTGGAAAACAGGAGAAACCTTGCTGCTGTCAGGCAAGATCCTCACTGGCCGCGATGCTGCGCACAAACGCATTCAAACCATGCTGCAAAACGGCGAAGGTTTGCCTGAAGGGGTTGATCTCAAAGGTAAGTTTATCTACTACGTTGGCCCGGTGGATGCGGTGGGTGATGAAGTGGTTGGCCCAGCAGGCCCAACAACGTCAACACGTATGGATAAATTCACCGACATGATGCTTGATGAAACGGGCATTATGGGCATGATTGGTAAAGCGGAACGCGGCCCTGCAACCGTTGAATCAATTAAAAACCACAAAGCGGTATACTTGATGGCTGTGGGCGGCGCCGCTTATTTGGTGGCGAAAGCAATCAAGAAAGCGCGTGTGGTTGCGTTTGAAGATCTTGGCATGGAAGCGATTTACGAGTTTGACGTGCAAGACATGCCTGTCACCGTGGCGGTTGATTCAAGTGGTGTCAATGCGCACCAAATCGGTCCAGATACTTGGAAAGTGAAAATTCAGGAAATGGATTTGCACAAGTAA
- a CDS encoding YcjX family protein has protein sequence MKNITREVNDLIHRSLDSHLRVAVTGLSRAGKTAFITSLVNQLLHTSTHDNLPLLSCAQDKRLIGARREPQSNMMVPRFAYDEAMEHICQTTPQWPQPTRDVSEIRLAIKYRPQKRSRKLLGKTSVLHLDIIDYPGEWLLDLPLLELDFNAWSNSQFAALKGRRAELAQDWLNKLAELDLEGDVNEKQLQQLSESYTDYLHRCKEAGLHWVQPGRFVLPGELAGAPVLQFFPCRFDAAAEVKKNSNLEMLKKRYQEYQQKVVKGFYKQYFATFDRQIVLVDCLQPLNAGSESFYDMREALEQIMKSFRYGRSGLLKRLFAPKIDKVLFAATKTDHITPDQHANLVSLLQQMVHPAWQTAAYENIEISCISMASVRATQAGFIANGSESVPAIQGHTLDGRSLTLFPGEVPKKIPDVDFWQRSGFDFTAFRPLSADWQEPLPHIRLDKALEFLLGDKLQ, from the coding sequence ATGAAGAACATTACCCGCGAAGTGAATGATCTCATCCATCGCAGCTTGGATTCACATTTGCGTGTCGCCGTGACAGGCTTGTCGCGTGCCGGCAAAACGGCGTTTATCACGTCCTTAGTCAATCAACTGCTGCACACCTCGACTCACGACAACTTACCTTTGCTGAGTTGCGCTCAAGACAAACGTCTGATCGGCGCAAGGCGCGAGCCACAAAGTAACATGATGGTGCCCAGATTCGCCTATGACGAAGCGATGGAGCACATTTGCCAAACGACGCCGCAGTGGCCGCAGCCTACGCGGGATGTGAGCGAAATTCGCTTAGCGATCAAGTATCGCCCACAAAAACGCAGCCGGAAATTACTCGGTAAAACCTCGGTCTTACACCTCGATATTATCGATTATCCCGGTGAATGGTTGTTGGACTTGCCCCTGCTTGAGCTGGACTTTAACGCTTGGTCAAACAGTCAATTTGCCGCTTTAAAAGGGCGACGTGCTGAACTGGCGCAAGATTGGCTAAATAAGCTGGCGGAGCTCGATCTTGAGGGCGACGTCAATGAAAAGCAGTTGCAGCAACTCTCCGAAAGCTACACCGACTATTTGCACCGCTGCAAAGAGGCTGGGCTGCATTGGGTGCAACCGGGACGCTTTGTTTTACCGGGTGAACTGGCTGGCGCACCTGTGCTGCAGTTTTTTCCTTGTCGTTTCGACGCAGCAGCCGAGGTGAAGAAAAACAGCAATTTAGAGATGCTGAAAAAGCGCTACCAAGAGTATCAGCAGAAGGTCGTCAAAGGCTTTTATAAGCAATATTTTGCCACCTTTGATCGCCAAATTGTGCTGGTGGATTGCTTGCAGCCGCTCAACGCGGGGAGTGAGTCGTTTTATGATATGCGCGAGGCACTTGAGCAGATCATGAAGAGTTTCCGCTACGGCAGAAGTGGGCTGCTCAAACGTCTTTTTGCCCCCAAAATCGACAAAGTGCTGTTTGCCGCCACCAAAACAGACCACATAACGCCGGATCAACATGCAAATTTAGTCTCTCTGCTGCAACAGATGGTGCATCCAGCTTGGCAAACCGCCGCTTATGAAAACATTGAAATCAGCTGCATTTCTATGGCGTCGGTGCGTGCCACGCAGGCGGGTTTCATCGCCAATGGCAGTGAAAGTGTGCCCGCCATTCAAGGTCACACTCTGGATGGACGTTCGCTGACGCTGTTTCCGGGTGAAGTGCCAAAGAAGATCCCTGATGTCGATTTTTGGCAGCGCAGCGGCTTTGATTTCACCGCTTTTCGTCCTCTGTCTGCCGATTGGCAAGAGCCGCTGCCACATATTCGCCTCGACAAAGCGTTAGAGTTTTTGCTGGGAGATAAACTGCAATGA
- a CDS encoding YcjF family protein, protein MSDFKPKHVFEQTRFSADPQQPELTAQQQFTAAETFVPAANETAQEEQSAELQLAEVIRPSSSRRWWFGGLFSAFTGLVGWQAVDTLLTALQAGDWLTLGWSAFLSLLAGLGLSAIVKELWKLRKLRHLFSSQQQAEQLLSSDDVGKGKAFCQEMARQSGIPAENPAYDRWRNSINATHSDAEVVQMYDAMVVTQQDKLAMQLVSRHATESAALVAISPLALADMLLVAWRNFKMIDNLSQVYGVELGYASRIQLLRLVLANMALAGASELAIDAGVDLMSMDLAGKLSARAGQGVGVGILTARLGLKAMALLRPIPWQPQTQVKLSAIRKEIITKVASLALKP, encoded by the coding sequence ATGAGTGATTTCAAACCCAAACACGTTTTTGAGCAAACCCGCTTTTCTGCTGATCCTCAGCAGCCCGAGCTAACTGCGCAGCAGCAGTTTACCGCGGCAGAAACATTTGTTCCTGCCGCCAATGAAACGGCGCAAGAAGAGCAATCGGCTGAATTGCAATTGGCCGAGGTTATCCGTCCGTCATCGTCGCGTCGCTGGTGGTTTGGCGGGCTATTTAGTGCCTTCACTGGCTTGGTGGGCTGGCAGGCGGTGGATACGCTGCTGACGGCACTGCAAGCGGGGGATTGGCTTACCTTAGGCTGGTCAGCATTTCTCTCCTTACTAGCCGGGCTTGGGTTGTCTGCGATAGTGAAAGAGCTATGGAAGCTGCGCAAACTGCGCCACCTTTTTAGTTCGCAACAGCAAGCCGAGCAATTGCTTTCCAGTGACGATGTGGGCAAGGGTAAAGCGTTTTGTCAGGAGATGGCACGGCAAAGTGGTATCCCTGCTGAAAACCCCGCGTACGATCGTTGGCGCAACAGCATCAACGCCACTCATAGCGATGCCGAAGTGGTGCAGATGTACGATGCGATGGTCGTTACCCAGCAAGACAAGCTGGCAATGCAACTGGTCTCGCGTCACGCCACTGAATCGGCGGCGTTGGTGGCGATCAGCCCTTTGGCTTTGGCTGACATGCTGCTGGTGGCTTGGCGCAATTTCAAGATGATTGATAACTTGTCGCAAGTTTATGGGGTGGAGTTGGGCTACGCCTCTCGCATCCAACTTCTGCGTCTCGTGCTGGCAAACATGGCTTTAGCTGGGGCAAGCGAGTTGGCGATTGATGCTGGCGTGGATCTGATGTCGATGGATCTTGCAGGTAAGTTATCTGCGCGCGCTGGGCAAGGCGTCGGTGTGGGCATTTTGACCGCAAGGCTCGGCTTAAAAGCGATGGCGCTGCTTCGGCCCATTCCGTGGCAGCCGCAGACGCAAGTGAAACTATCGGCGATTCGCAAGGAGATTATCACTAAAGTCGCTTCTCTCGCTCTCAAACCTTAA
- the tyrR gene encoding transcriptional regulator TyrR — protein MRLEVFCEDRLGLTRELLDILVSKNIDLRGIEIDISGIIYLNCPDIDFDTFSLLMAEIRRISGVKDVRKIQFMPMERHNTELISLVNNLPDPVLAMDVKGAVDMANRAALALIGKSEKEVIGAPISTLLPNLKFSRWSEGNRQRENMVIDGLDYMLEFMPVYIQDEAKESTFASTVVMIRSVKANTVIGDTLPLHNELGFEHFVGVSNRHKALISQAKKLAMLDQPLLIEGETGTGKEMLAKACHNRSNRAGKPFLVLSCASMPDDVAETELFGHAPGSFNHQQGHKGIFEQANGGTVFLDEIGEMSPHLQIKLLRFLQDGNFRRVGAEDEMHVDVRIIASTKHQLSVLAEAGSFREDLFYRLNVLTLTIPPLRSRSNDIAALLDLFVAKHAQKLGIRKPSYEEGLLDELMAYQWPGNMRQLDNMVLRALTEMEEEELKAEYFHLPQPQTVAGAATQLNLDGSLDDIMRDYEAQVLERLYQSFPSSRKLAKRLNVSHTSIANKLRDYGIRKN, from the coding sequence GTGCGTCTTGAAGTCTTTTGCGAAGACAGACTCGGCCTGACCCGAGAGCTGCTCGATATTCTGGTATCAAAAAACATCGACCTGCGGGGGATCGAAATTGATATCAGCGGCATTATTTATCTCAATTGCCCCGACATCGATTTTGATACTTTCAGCTTGCTTATGGCCGAGATTCGTCGCATTTCTGGTGTGAAAGACGTGCGTAAGATCCAGTTTATGCCGATGGAACGGCACAACACGGAACTGATCTCTCTGGTCAACAATCTGCCCGATCCTGTGCTGGCGATGGATGTCAAAGGCGCGGTGGATATGGCGAACCGAGCGGCTCTAGCGCTGATTGGCAAAAGCGAAAAAGAGGTGATCGGCGCTCCCATCAGCACTTTGCTGCCCAATCTCAAATTCAGTCGTTGGTCGGAAGGTAACCGTCAACGGGAAAATATGGTGATTGATGGCTTGGATTACATGCTGGAATTTATGCCAGTGTATATTCAAGATGAAGCCAAAGAGTCCACCTTCGCCAGTACGGTCGTGATGATCCGCAGTGTCAAAGCGAACACCGTCATTGGTGATACGCTACCGCTGCATAATGAGCTTGGCTTTGAACATTTTGTTGGTGTGTCCAATCGTCACAAGGCGCTCATCAGCCAAGCGAAAAAGTTAGCCATGCTCGACCAACCACTGCTGATTGAAGGCGAAACAGGTACGGGTAAGGAGATGCTGGCGAAAGCGTGCCACAACCGTTCCAATCGCGCAGGTAAGCCATTTCTCGTGCTCAGTTGCGCTTCGATGCCCGATGATGTCGCAGAAACCGAACTTTTCGGTCACGCTCCGGGCTCGTTTAACCACCAACAAGGGCACAAAGGCATTTTCGAGCAAGCCAACGGTGGTACGGTCTTTTTAGATGAAATTGGTGAAATGAGCCCTCACTTGCAAATCAAGCTGTTGCGCTTTTTGCAAGATGGCAACTTTCGCCGCGTTGGCGCCGAAGATGAAATGCATGTGGATGTGCGCATCATCGCTTCAACCAAGCATCAGTTGTCGGTGCTAGCCGAAGCAGGTTCGTTTCGTGAAGATCTCTTCTATCGGCTGAATGTCCTCACCTTGACCATTCCGCCTTTGCGTAGCCGTTCGAATGACATTGCTGCTCTGCTGGATCTGTTTGTTGCCAAACATGCGCAAAAACTGGGTATTCGCAAGCCGAGCTATGAAGAGGGGCTATTGGATGAGCTAATGGCTTATCAGTGGCCTGGCAATATGCGCCAGTTGGACAACATGGTGCTGCGTGCCTTGACCGAAATGGAAGAGGAAGAGCTGAAAGCGGAATATTTCCACTTACCTCAGCCGCAAACGGTGGCCGGGGCGGCGACACAACTGAACTTAGATGGCTCTCTTGATGACATTATGCGCGATTACGAAGCTCAGGTGCTTGAGCGCCTCTATCAATCATTCCCATCCAGTCGCAAACTGGCAAAACGACTGAATGTGTCACACACCTCGATTGCCAACAAACTCAGGGATTACGGAATAAGAAAAAATTAA
- the rimJ gene encoding ribosomal protein S5-alanine N-acetyltransferase encodes MEESQLGLHKTEQEFTLRTATIADAQMITHYFQNNRAFLKPWEPVREEEFFTVEGWTKKLIKLEELHRMNLGFYCLLIDAETQQMLGTISFSNVSRFPFHACSVGYSLAESAQGKGYMRRGLKLACEYMFKIQNMHRIQAAYMPHNQRSEAVLKALGFVREGYAQDYLLIDGKWRDHVLMSLTHQDWSPRS; translated from the coding sequence ATGGAAGAGAGTCAGTTAGGTCTACATAAAACAGAACAAGAATTTACGTTACGCACGGCGACGATTGCGGACGCGCAGATGATTACCCACTATTTTCAGAATAACCGTGCATTTCTCAAACCGTGGGAGCCAGTGAGAGAAGAGGAGTTTTTTACCGTCGAAGGTTGGACAAAAAAGCTCATCAAACTGGAAGAACTGCATCGGATGAATTTGGGTTTTTACTGTTTGTTAATCGATGCTGAAACGCAGCAAATGCTGGGCACCATCTCTTTTAGCAATGTCTCCCGTTTCCCTTTTCACGCCTGTTCGGTCGGCTATTCACTGGCCGAAAGTGCGCAAGGGAAAGGCTACATGCGTCGAGGGCTCAAACTCGCTTGCGAGTACATGTTCAAAATACAGAATATGCATCGTATTCAAGCGGCTTACATGCCTCACAATCAGCGTAGTGAAGCGGTACTCAAAGCGCTGGGTTTTGTCAGAGAAGGGTACGCGCAAGACTACTTATTGATTGATGGCAAATGGCGCGATCATGTTTTGATGTCGCTGACCCACCAAGATTGGTCGCCAAGGAGCTAA
- a CDS encoding HD domain-containing protein: protein MQRMEKQLALLMELDKLKSVLRRTRVKSADKRLENSAEHSWHVALMALLFAEHANEPVDISRVVKMLLLHDVVEIDAGDTFVYDAAASEQQAEKELAAAQRLFGMLPDDQRDELSALWHEFEEAQSAEAKFAKALDRLIPMLLNFHNQGQSWREHGVTREQALTINRKIELGSHALWEKAQEIIEQATQNGWLKA from the coding sequence ATGCAAAGAATGGAAAAACAGTTGGCGCTGCTGATGGAGTTAGACAAGCTCAAATCGGTTTTGCGCCGCACTCGGGTGAAAAGCGCGGATAAGCGGTTAGAAAACAGCGCCGAACACAGCTGGCATGTTGCTCTAATGGCATTGCTGTTTGCAGAACACGCTAATGAGCCAGTGGACATCAGTCGCGTGGTGAAAATGTTGCTGCTGCATGATGTGGTGGAGATTGATGCGGGCGACACCTTTGTTTATGATGCCGCAGCTTCAGAGCAGCAGGCCGAAAAAGAGTTGGCTGCGGCGCAGCGTCTGTTTGGCATGTTGCCTGACGATCAGCGCGATGAGCTCTCAGCATTGTGGCATGAGTTTGAAGAGGCGCAAAGTGCAGAGGCCAAATTTGCCAAAGCGTTGGATAGGCTGATTCCCATGTTGCTCAATTTTCACAATCAAGGGCAGAGTTGGCGTGAACATGGCGTTACACGCGAGCAAGCCCTGACGATTAACCGAAAAATTGAGCTTGGTTCTCACGCTTTGTGGGAAAAAGCGCAAGAAATTATTGAACAAGCGACCCAAAACGGGTGGTTAAAAGCGTAA
- a CDS encoding DUF2947 domain-containing protein: protein MSYLALDEYQRKWIFTHQSMPVPQDELMHIRPMSQARAAQFWKENISPQSPDAERLSSQDWPMKASNWLEEIDWMATWEADDPQLPDAILQHIDWQDDVTVYFCYEKHNIIETKWSTFRKHWKNFLFYDDGPILLGRRRSQALWFSTDGTVKLGERR, encoded by the coding sequence ATGTCTTATTTAGCTTTGGATGAATACCAAAGGAAATGGATTTTTACTCACCAGTCGATGCCAGTGCCGCAAGACGAGCTGATGCATATCCGACCGATGAGTCAGGCAAGAGCGGCGCAATTTTGGAAAGAGAATATCAGCCCGCAAAGCCCGGACGCTGAGCGTCTTAGTAGCCAAGATTGGCCAATGAAAGCCAGTAATTGGCTAGAGGAAATTGATTGGATGGCGACTTGGGAAGCCGATGATCCTCAGCTACCCGATGCCATTTTGCAGCATATCGATTGGCAAGATGACGTTACTGTCTATTTTTGTTACGAGAAGCACAACATCATCGAGACTAAGTGGAGTACCTTCCGTAAACATTGGAAGAATTTTCTTTTTTACGACGATGGCCCAATTTTACTTGGGCGACGTCGAAGCCAAGCGCTATGGTTTTCGACCGATGGAACGGTCAAACTGGGTGAGCGCAGATAA